A region of Polyangiaceae bacterium DNA encodes the following proteins:
- a CDS encoding lamin tail domain-containing protein: MRHAIHGFVCLGFVTLGACAQAQDVGGGAGAGAFTSIGGSGSGGSSSGSGGFSGGESGAAGSTSSGGSAGLAGAAGGSSDGGAPGSGGLGNGASGGSTAGGGSTSSGGASSGGSTSSGGASSGGASSGGSTSSGGASSGGSGGAAPKSDCCTGTPFAAGCTNTTVQACVCAQDPYCCQVEWDATCAGETLLLKCGTCPTPADCCAGTKCNSDAVVECVGDTDSACYGTWSASCASKISSLGCGTCGSTPPPTAVVWINELHYDDASTDAGEGVEVAGSAGADLTGWTLVFYNGAPGQLKQYMSKTLSGTIPNQKNGFGTVWTAATNIQNGGADGAPEPDGVALVDKAGKVVQFLSYEGKFTPTDGPASGTASVDIGKSELSTTPDGQSLQLTGTGKKYSDFTWTGPVAATPGQPNAGQSF, encoded by the coding sequence ATGCGGCACGCGATCCACGGGTTCGTCTGCTTGGGGTTCGTCACGCTCGGCGCATGTGCACAGGCGCAGGACGTCGGCGGCGGCGCCGGCGCCGGCGCCTTCACGAGCATCGGCGGCAGCGGCAGCGGCGGCAGCTCCTCCGGGAGCGGCGGCTTCTCCGGCGGCGAGAGCGGCGCGGCCGGCTCGACGTCGAGCGGCGGCAGCGCCGGTCTAGCGGGCGCAGCGGGTGGCAGCAGCGACGGCGGCGCGCCCGGCAGCGGTGGCTTGGGGAATGGGGCCAGCGGGGGCTCGACTGCGGGCGGCGGCTCCACCTCCAGCGGTGGCGCGAGCAGCGGGGGCTCCACTTCCAGCGGCGGCGCGAGCAGCGGCGGCGCGAGCAGCGGGGGCTCCACTTCCAGCGGCGGCGCGAGCAGCGGCGGCAGCGGCGGCGCTGCACCGAAGAGCGACTGCTGCACCGGTACCCCCTTCGCGGCCGGCTGCACGAACACCACGGTGCAGGCCTGCGTGTGCGCGCAGGATCCGTACTGCTGCCAGGTCGAGTGGGATGCGACCTGCGCCGGCGAGACCTTGCTCCTCAAGTGCGGCACCTGCCCGACACCCGCAGACTGCTGCGCGGGCACCAAGTGCAACAGCGACGCGGTCGTGGAGTGCGTCGGAGACACGGACTCCGCCTGCTACGGCACCTGGAGCGCGAGCTGCGCGTCGAAGATTTCGAGCCTCGGCTGCGGCACTTGCGGCTCCACGCCGCCGCCGACCGCAGTGGTCTGGATCAACGAGCTGCACTACGACGACGCCAGCACCGACGCCGGCGAAGGCGTGGAGGTGGCGGGCAGCGCCGGCGCCGATCTCACCGGTTGGACGCTCGTCTTCTACAACGGCGCGCCCGGCCAGCTGAAGCAGTACATGTCGAAGACGCTGTCGGGCACCATCCCAAACCAGAAGAACGGATTCGGCACGGTGTGGACCGCCGCCACCAACATCCAGAACGGAGGTGCCGACGGCGCCCCGGAGCCCGATGGCGTCGCGCTCGTCGACAAGGCCGGCAAGGTCGTGCAGTTCTTGTCCTACGAGGGCAAATTCACTCCGACCGACGGCCCCGCCAGCGGCACGGCCTCGGTGGACATCGGCAAGAGCGAGCTCAGCACGACGCCCGATGGCCAGTCGCTCCAGCTCACCGGCACTGGCAAGAAGTACTCGGACTTCACCTGGACCGGTCCGGTCGCTGCCACGCCAGGACAGCCGAACGCGGGGCAGAGCTTCTGA
- the secA gene encoding preprotein translocase subunit SecA has translation MLTWVAKKLFGTSNERAVKRMRPIVAAISDLEKSVSKLSDDELRAKTAEFKEQLDNGATLDDILIDAFAVCREGGKRALKMRHYDVQLMGGMVLHQGKIAEMRTGEGKTLVATLPIYLNALEGKGVHLITVNDYLAKRDAEWMGRLYNFLGLSIGVVIPQQNDTDKKRAYKCDITYGQNNEFGFDYLRDNLKFSALDYAQRALNFAIVDEVDSILIDEARTPLIISGPADAASEKYRSLNEVVAKLHKDEHYNVDEKAFSATLTDDGVEFVQKLVGIGNLYDPANMQTLHILYQLLKAHALYKRDQHYMVSPDGKVLIIDEFTGRVLAGRRWSDGLHQAVEAKENVRIQEESRTIATITFQNLFRMYKKLGGMTGTAETEASEFHTTYKLDCVAIPTNKDMIRLDEHDIVYKTEREKFTAVIKEILAENEAGRPILVGTTSVEKSAAISKILTKKGVAHHVLNAKHHENEAFVVAQAGRKGAITVSTNMAGRGTDILLGGNPEMLAKWELKQNGKDIDLDPEEYEKLTQKYDKLCREEHDEVVELGGLHIVGTERHESRRIDNQLRGRAGRQGDPGSSRFYLSLEDDLMRIFAGDRVKNLMDRMGLPDDEPIEHPWVTRSIENAQKKVEERNFDIRKNLLEYDDVMNAQRKTVYTLRQQLLLGRYEPEELDEVGKPTGKTRAIAMDKAVKKQVRPLVGKLLTYFVDPPLTLSADAGGDDDEDAGDKGPRAPKRKDFEAAEKLVELEALQREVYQLWGVRIDVEDRSKKWTPAEMYEELVELVAQGLSEQRERTLDLIDRVIAAIVEESCPENKPPEDWDWAGIRDGMNEHFKLKIGRELENFGDPDLLVRDLYGRAEEQYLAREKELGVDNAMRVFRYIYLEAIDQAWVDHLTNMEHLRDGIGLRGYGQKDPKNEYKKEGYNLFLNMMAKVSGAVLQRFFEAQIQKREDIEAIEAEAAAEHQGLLEQAVARHVNASPEPIADALAEGGRPQSVPPPRPQPQIAAPKIGRNDLCPCGSGQKFKKCHGAALEEEDEDEEQPRA, from the coding sequence ATGCTCACCTGGGTAGCGAAGAAGCTGTTCGGCACCTCCAACGAACGCGCGGTGAAGCGCATGAGGCCCATCGTGGCGGCCATCTCCGACCTGGAGAAATCCGTCTCCAAGCTGTCGGACGACGAGCTCCGGGCCAAGACCGCAGAGTTCAAGGAGCAGCTCGACAACGGCGCCACGCTCGACGACATCCTGATCGACGCCTTCGCCGTCTGCCGCGAGGGCGGCAAGCGCGCGCTGAAGATGCGCCACTACGACGTGCAGCTGATGGGTGGGATGGTGCTGCACCAGGGCAAGATCGCGGAGATGCGCACGGGCGAGGGCAAGACCCTGGTCGCCACGCTGCCCATCTACTTGAACGCCCTGGAGGGCAAGGGCGTGCACCTGATCACGGTGAACGACTACTTGGCCAAGCGCGACGCCGAGTGGATGGGGCGCCTGTACAACTTCCTGGGACTCTCCATCGGCGTGGTCATCCCGCAGCAGAACGACACCGACAAGAAGCGCGCCTACAAGTGCGACATCACCTACGGGCAGAACAACGAGTTCGGCTTCGACTACCTGCGCGACAACCTGAAGTTCTCGGCCCTGGACTACGCCCAGCGCGCGCTGAACTTCGCCATCGTGGACGAGGTCGACTCGATCTTGATCGACGAGGCGCGCACGCCGCTCATCATCAGCGGCCCTGCCGACGCGGCCAGCGAGAAATACCGCTCGCTGAACGAGGTCGTGGCGAAGCTGCACAAAGACGAGCACTACAACGTGGACGAGAAGGCCTTCAGCGCCACGCTGACGGACGACGGCGTCGAGTTCGTGCAGAAGCTGGTCGGGATCGGCAACCTCTACGACCCGGCCAACATGCAGACGTTGCACATCCTGTATCAGCTGCTCAAGGCCCACGCGCTCTACAAACGCGACCAGCACTACATGGTGAGCCCGGACGGCAAGGTGCTGATCATCGACGAGTTCACCGGGCGCGTCCTTGCCGGGCGCCGCTGGAGCGACGGTCTGCACCAGGCCGTCGAGGCCAAGGAGAACGTCCGCATCCAGGAGGAGAGTCGCACCATCGCGACCATCACCTTCCAGAACCTCTTCCGCATGTACAAGAAGCTCGGCGGCATGACCGGCACCGCCGAGACCGAGGCCAGCGAGTTCCACACCACCTACAAGCTCGACTGCGTCGCGATCCCGACCAACAAGGACATGATCCGGCTCGACGAGCACGACATCGTCTACAAGACGGAGCGCGAGAAGTTCACGGCGGTCATCAAGGAAATCCTGGCGGAGAACGAGGCCGGGCGACCCATCCTGGTGGGCACCACCAGCGTCGAGAAGAGCGCGGCCATCAGCAAGATCCTCACCAAGAAGGGCGTGGCGCACCACGTGTTGAACGCCAAGCACCACGAGAACGAGGCGTTCGTCGTGGCGCAGGCCGGCCGCAAGGGTGCCATCACGGTCAGCACCAACATGGCCGGTCGCGGCACCGACATTCTGCTCGGCGGCAATCCCGAGATGCTCGCGAAGTGGGAGCTCAAGCAGAACGGTAAAGACATCGACCTCGACCCCGAGGAGTACGAGAAGCTCACCCAGAAATACGACAAGCTGTGCAGGGAAGAGCACGACGAGGTCGTCGAGCTCGGGGGCCTGCACATCGTCGGCACGGAGCGCCACGAGTCCCGCCGCATCGACAACCAGCTGCGCGGGCGCGCGGGCCGACAGGGTGACCCCGGTTCGAGCCGCTTCTACCTGTCCCTCGAGGACGACCTGATGCGCATCTTCGCGGGTGACCGCGTCAAGAACCTGATGGACCGCATGGGTCTGCCGGACGACGAGCCCATCGAGCACCCCTGGGTCACGCGCAGCATCGAGAACGCGCAGAAGAAGGTCGAGGAGCGCAATTTCGACATCCGCAAGAACCTGCTCGAGTACGACGACGTGATGAACGCGCAGCGCAAGACCGTGTACACGCTCCGCCAGCAGCTGCTCCTGGGCCGCTACGAGCCGGAGGAGCTGGACGAGGTCGGCAAGCCCACGGGCAAGACCCGCGCCATCGCGATGGACAAGGCGGTCAAGAAGCAGGTGCGCCCCTTGGTCGGCAAGCTGCTCACCTACTTCGTCGATCCGCCGCTCACGCTCTCGGCAGACGCGGGTGGCGACGACGACGAGGACGCCGGCGACAAGGGCCCGCGCGCGCCCAAGCGCAAGGACTTCGAGGCCGCCGAAAAGCTGGTCGAGCTCGAGGCGCTGCAGCGCGAGGTCTACCAGCTCTGGGGCGTGCGCATCGACGTCGAGGACCGCTCCAAGAAGTGGACGCCGGCGGAGATGTACGAAGAGCTGGTCGAGCTGGTGGCACAGGGGCTCTCGGAGCAACGCGAGCGCACCCTGGACCTCATCGATCGGGTGATCGCCGCCATCGTCGAGGAGAGCTGCCCGGAGAACAAGCCGCCGGAGGACTGGGACTGGGCCGGCATCCGGGACGGCATGAACGAGCACTTCAAGCTCAAGATCGGCCGCGAGCTGGAAAACTTCGGCGATCCGGATCTCCTGGTGCGCGACCTGTACGGGCGCGCGGAGGAGCAGTACCTGGCTCGCGAGAAGGAGCTCGGCGTGGACAACGCGATGCGCGTGTTCCGCTACATCTACCTCGAGGCCATCGACCAGGCTTGGGTCGATCACCTGACGAACATGGAGCACCTGCGCGACGGCATCGGCCTGCGCGGGTACGGGCAGAAGGACCCGAAGAACGAGTACAAGAAGGAGGGCTACAACCTCTTCTTGAACATGATGGCGAAGGTCAGCGGCGCGGTGCTCCAGCGCTTCTTCGAGGCGCAGATCCAGAAGCGCGAGGACATCGAGGCCATCGAGGCCGAGGCCGCCGCCGAGCACCAAGGCCTGCTCGAGCAAGCGGTGGCGCGTCACGTCAACGCTTCACCCGAGCCGATCGCCGACGCGCTCGCCGAAGGCGGGCGGCCGCAGTCCGTGCCGCCGCCGCGCCCGCAGCCTCAGATCGCGGCGCCGAAGATCGGGCGCAACGATCTGTGCCCGTGCGGCAGCGGCCAGAAGTTCAAGAAGTGCCACGGCGCCGCGCTCGAAGAAGAAGACGAAGACGAGGAGCAGCCGCGAGCGTGA